The Candidatus Nanosynbacter featherlites region TCTTCGTCGATGATTGAGCCGTAGAGCACGGCGAAATGCTGCTTATTCAAAATAAACTCCGCTACGATGTGCGACTCGTCCGTCTGAACCTTCGGGTGGCGCAAGGCCTTGACGGGCGTGTTGTCGTCTGCCAGTTGGTACAATCTGGCGATCTTGAGGATGGTGCGCGGTGAGATTTTCACGCGAGCGTTCCTATCTCCGTAGCCCCACGGCTGTCTGGACACGGTGCAAGGTTTCGTTAGCGACGAGGTTCATATCGCGCTCGCTGGATTCCAGTTTGTCCTCAATTGCCTGCTCGTCAACTGCCGCCAGGCGCGCTTGAAAATTTGCCAAGAATTCCGCCACTTCATCAGCCACGATTCGCTTGAAATCACCATAGCGTTCCATGCCGGTGTACTGGCTGATGGTCTGCTCCAAGCTGACGTCTTTTCCGGCGTCTTGGCGCACCAGCGTCAAGATCTCCAGCAGATTGGAAATTCCCGGTTGGTTTTCACGGTCGTATTGCACCTTACCCAGTGAATCGGTGGTGGCGCTCATGATTTTTTTGTGTGCTGCCTGTGGCTCGTCGCCAAGGAAAATGACACCTTTGCCGCTGTCGTCGGATTTGCTCATCTTTTTGGTCGGGTTCACCAGGTCTTTGATCCTCAGGCCCTGGTCGTTGCCGAAGAATTGATGCTGCTGGGCAACTGGTTTGGGTACGACGAACAGATCGCCAAATTTGCGGTTCATCCGCTCGGCAATGTCGCGGGTAAATTCCAGGTGCTGCGTCTGGTCGTCGCCAACTGGTACGTAGCTGGCGCTGTAGAGTAAGATGTCGGCCGCCATTAGGACTGGGTAGTTGAAGAGACCGACGGAGACATTTGTGTGTATTGTGTCCCATGCCTTTTGCTCATTGGTCAATTCATC contains the following coding sequences:
- the trpS gene encoding tryptophan--tRNA ligase, which codes for MSKPVILTGVRANNDIHIGNYFGAILPIVDMAKRRSADFDINLFIPDLHSFTTPIDHSKLYDSIRSNARIYTAAGLPLDNQAIHLYRQSRIPAHSELAWILDCFTGFGEMSRMTQFKDKSRKFIDSKMSEDELTNEQKAWDTIHTNVSVGLFNYPVLMAADILLYSASYVPVGDDQTQHLEFTRDIAERMNRKFGDLFVVPKPVAQQHQFFGNDQGLRIKDLVNPTKKMSKSDDSGKGVIFLGDEPQAAHKKIMSATTDSLGKVQYDRENQPGISNLLEILTLVRQDAGKDVSLEQTISQYTGMERYGDFKRIVADEVAEFLANFQARLAAVDEQAIEDKLESSERDMNLVANETLHRVQTAVGLRR